One stretch of Juglans microcarpa x Juglans regia isolate MS1-56 chromosome 3D, Jm3101_v1.0, whole genome shotgun sequence DNA includes these proteins:
- the LOC121256249 gene encoding dynein light chain LC6, flagellar outer arm isoform X1 — MEGAEEELERRSKFLNGLIQKKKAIEQQEQHDRMNVRVRACDMPLPLQNCAFRCARDQLDSMPGKLDSKRLALALKKEFDSSYGPAWHCIVGTSFGSYVTHSLGGFLYFSIDKVYILLFKTAVEPLEH, encoded by the exons atggaGGGTGCAGAGGAGGAGCTGGAGAGGAGGAGCAAGTTCCTCAACGGTTTGATACAGAAGAAGAAAGCGATTGAGCAGCAAGAGCAGCATGACCGCATGAACGTGCGCGTCAGAGCCTGTGACATGCCGCTTCCTTTGCAGAACTGTGCCTTTCGCTGCGCACGTGACCAACTCGACTCCATGCCCGGCAAGCTTGACAGTAAACGCCTCGCCCTCGCGCTTAAGAAG GAATTTGACTCTTCATATGGTCCAGCTTGGCACTGCATCGTAGGAACTAGCTTTGGCTCATATGTCACACATTCCTTAGGGGGCTTCTTGTATTTTTCAATCGACAAGGTTTATATCCTTCTCTTCAAGACTGCTGTTGAGCCTTTAGAACATTGA
- the LOC121256249 gene encoding uncharacterized protein LOC121256249 isoform X2 — translation MEGAEEELERRSKFLNGLIQKKKAIEQQEQHDRMNVRVRACDMPLPLQNCAFRCARDQLDSMPGKLDSKRLALALKKVAITRTFSTRYFFGQWNLTLHMVQLGTAS, via the exons atggaGGGTGCAGAGGAGGAGCTGGAGAGGAGGAGCAAGTTCCTCAACGGTTTGATACAGAAGAAGAAAGCGATTGAGCAGCAAGAGCAGCATGACCGCATGAACGTGCGCGTCAGAGCCTGTGACATGCCGCTTCCTTTGCAGAACTGTGCCTTTCGCTGCGCACGTGACCAACTCGACTCCATGCCCGGCAAGCTTGACAGTAAACGCCTCGCCCTCGCGCTTAAGAAG GTAGCAATTACCCGGACATTCTCAACACGTTATTTCTTTGGACAATG GAATTTGACTCTTCATATGGTCCAGCTTGGCACTGCATCGTAG